DNA sequence from the Manihot esculenta cultivar AM560-2 chromosome 11, M.esculenta_v8, whole genome shotgun sequence genome:
ctataaaaaaaaaaaaaagaaaagaaaaaatggtATCCCTGCTTGTAGCTTCAGACATGCATAGATATACTAACTCGTTTTTGCCGCACAGGTTACATTTCATGTTGTATCTCATTATAAGCTTCGATGCTGTGGTAGCAATGCAAATATATCCTCTGTGCATTATCTCAACATGGAGCAGCTTATAAAGGCTCTTACATCTCTATTTGAACTGTATGATGCAAATCGGAATACCACTTCTATTTTTGAGAATGAGGCTGAGTTTCGTTCATTTTATGTGCTGCTTCATCTTCATTCTAGAAGCCAACCAACGGTTTAACTCTACTCCATTGGTGTGGTTCACTTGTATTCTTCATTGATAAAGGCGTCCTTGAAGTAGGTACTAAATACATTCCTTATAACCATTTTGAATTCACAGGGGGAGTCACTTTCTTTGTGGTTTAGCCGTGTGCCTCATTGGATTATCAAATCAGAAAGGATGTGTTTTGCCAGGAGTATTTTACGGTATTTACCTGCCATTTTTAGCTGTTTTCTCGTTTAAGATAAGTTTCTATTTTTctgttatttttcatttaagttGTTTTGGTGACACCCCAAATTTGAATTGTCTATGAACCGCATTAATAGTGCTTTTCTCTACAGAACTTTTCGTATGGGCAATTACAAGCTATTCTTTTGTACAATAGCTGCTAAGGCGTCCTATCTGCAGTACTGTATTATTGAACCTTACATTAATGAGGTAGTGAATTATGATAGTCTCATATTAACTTTTTCTTCTACCAATGTCAGActcctttccttgttcaattgcttatttatttttcaaacaaTTTTTTGTTATGAAGGTTCGAGCTTTATCTCTGTCATGTTTAAATAATGTTGGCTACAAGCTCCATCCATATCCTTTGGTACACCTATCAAAGCTTTTGATGATGAAGGTGTGGTCTTCATCACTTGAAACTTGCCAAGATTATTAGTTGGTTGGTATTCTCCATATATTTACTAATTTTGAAAACTGAATGTACTTCTAGGAATCAGATTTGCAACGATTTTGCAATGCTTGTGGCCTTGAGACCTGCACAGATGAAATGGGAAATAAGTTGTTACCCACCAAGCAAACAACATTCTGTATTCCCAAGGAAGGATTTCAAAGAAACGATTTTCCAGGTTTGGAGCAGTTTGAGAAGTAACTTCACGTGTTAAGTAATTATTTGGAGGATTGTTCGTGTGTTGGATGCCCTGTTTCTTCTGCGCCATTAGTGTAATCTGTATGTAATAGAAAGGAGCTTGGAGAGGAATACCTTTCTTGTACGCTTGTCGTTATCAATTATTTTGAATTTCTGAAGGCTATATTGCACTTCCAAAATTTTAGATATTCCTTGGTTAAACAATGCCCTGATGCaggaaaacaaattaaatattaaataaacataGAATGAAAGAATTCACGTTAAACttgtatttgatgattttcaCATAGGTAAAGGCAAAAGTTGGAACAGCTCGTGTTCGTCATCTCCTGTATCTACCGGCGCAGGGGTGTGAGCAAAAAGGATATTAGTGACCTTCCCCCCGCCCCAACCCCAAGTTCCCAACCCCATAAAGGGAGGATTCTAAttgagaaggaaaaaaaaaaagaataaataaactCATGCTCAAAGCAATGTCACAACCAAAAATAAGATGAAGGCTAGTCCAAAACAGAATCCAACAATTGCCATGAAAGCCTGCAAATGAACAAATCAAATAAGATAAAGGtaactaaattaaaaagaatatcaAGTACTCCAAACATCACATACCTTCCCCTGAGATTCGAACTTAAATTTGACAGTGAACCATGACAATCCTCTGTCAACAAAAGGTGCAAGAGCAAGGGCCCTGAAGAAGAGCAATCTCTTTAAGCAACGGAcacttgaaattcaaaatttattttgcaTTCATAATTATAGGTTTCACATTCCAAAACAACTATCAAATTACACGATTCCAAAGACAATACCAATGAGACAAtctcattaaaaacatgaaaaaaataaatataagctATTGGGACAGGTGCAAGAATTTGACATGGATAgataaacaaaataaatcaagtaataaataaaaccacaagcttaggttattcatggatATAAACACAATTATACCAGAAAAAATTAAGATGGCAATTGAGTTCTAGCAGCTTACCCTCCAGCTCTTACAAGCTTGGTAACTTGACTCCCAGCCCACACCATCGCCATCACTTTCAGAAATCTGCAAACTATTACCACTTTGGCATCTTTTCCTACTCTCCTTAAGTCTCGACTCTTGAGAAAAAGACCGCTTACCTTTCAACAGCGGCGAAGTAACCCATTTTTGCAGGAGCTGGGGCAACATAAAACCTAGCAAGAATATGAAATAGTACTCAACAACCATAGGATCTCAAGCAAGAGATATGCCAGAAACAACACTGGTACAAATACAATCCATAAACAAGATATCCTCTGGACTATGATGCAATTAATTCTACatgaaaataaatccaaatTCGCTTCCAAATCTACATTACCAAATTTGCTACATGCTATCTTATTTTTCCACCATCATGTATAAGAGTTAATCTAATAACTCCAACAAATGATGAGATATAGGAGCAGTAGAAAATCTTATGTCCTTGTCCTACAATCTTCCCAGCCCTAAATTTAAATACCTCTCtcctttttcctctttttttttcagtttttttttttttttttttttctgggggGGGGAGGCAGAAAGTGAGCATCTTGGAGATATGGTGCAATGAAAGAAACATACGTCAATTTATTTGGGAAATTATTTCACTCACCAAACCAACAGAAAGGTTGTGAGGTAATAGGCAGTATTCAAAAGCCCGTATGACAATATTCCAGAAATTCCATATCTCTTCAGTTTCTTTAGTATCCTGGAAATTAAGCCAATAGAAATTCAACTTAAAGAAAAGCACACACCAAAGCAAAAAGATCAGAGAAGATATATATCAGTCTAGCTCGCATTTCTAATTTCATTTTAACAAAGTCAAATTATTCGGACAATATTCAGCACTTAAAGCTTTgagattattaatttttgacCCACATGCAAACACATTTTATCTAAGAAACACGTGAAGGCAAGCAGTAAATACTCGCTCGATGTTACCGATTCTTGACCATCATCAGTTTTCTCCCTTGAACCTGAATCAATTGaagtgaaattttaattatatataaaataatgagGAAAAGAGTAAGTTTGTATAAGTGCATAGCTGGCATCAAAATGTAAATCATCATGATGCAAGTAGACGAGGAAATAACATACCTTGAAGATTAGAAGTGGAGATGTCAGGATCTGAACTATAAGCCTGGCCTTAATACCAAATACAAAACATAAGCATGTTTGGAACACAACTTAATATCAAAAGCAACTGGTAAAGAAGCATACTCATAAACTAATAGCACGGTCAATCATCACTGCCTATGATTATCAAGTTAATCTTCAGCTAAACTAACGGTTGGTTTGGATTGAGGGAAATAGAgataatagaaaagaaaataaaggcaAAAAATGAGAAACGAAGAGAAATTACATGTCTAAACTCCTTGCGTTCAAACCAAAAAACTTTCTCCCCAAATTGGTGAGAAATGAAGAAAATGAGtattatttatattgaaatatttGAATGCCCTCGTTTTTCTGAAGTATCTCTTTCTTAACTTGTAAGAATATCATAgtaatttctcatgttttcgTTAAAAACAGAAATATCTCCCTATTCTAATAATCTatccaaaaataatataaaagtaaattaaatttatattatttgctTTTCTCTCCATCTCTCCTCCCTAATTTCTCTTCAATTTCCCTAAATGAAACCAACCATTTTGGCTACGTCAATGGGGGTTTTGTAAATTGTCAAAAAGTggctaaatttgaatttaactaCAACATTTCACTTACATTGCTTTCTCCGTTAACTGAGCAGATTCGTCGAGCATGGCTCCGATGCAGCGAGGAATTCTCCAACTTCTGGAGATTAAAATGCCTTGGAACGCCAGAAATGAACTTGCAGGGGAGCTCGTTGAAACCCTACGAATTACAGCGGAAAAAAAGGAATCAATGATTGCGAaactaatttaaaagaaaaaaaaaaggcgtAATAAGTTGGAAGTTAACTGTGATGAAAACATTAGAAAAATTGATTACCAGCCGATGCAACGAGAGGACAGAGCAGCCGGTGATTTTCAGCGAGAAAGACGACATTGAGGACTGTAGCTAacgagttattattattattattattattatttaattcctcGACTTTATTTATCGATGGAGCCGCTCGCAAAACAGCGGGTCATCGAAATAACAATGGCGCTACACGTAACGCGCTGGGCATGAAACGACGTGTCGTTGAATGAAAGTGTGTGTCTGTACAATACATCCATAGAACAGAAATATTCTCCTTTACAATTATCAAACCAtgtaaaatttttcattatttatttggaAAATTTATATGTACATCTGAGTGTAGACAAATTTAATCAATAGAAATtcaaaaaactataattttaaatagttcCTACTATTTTGTATGTGGGATTTTTGGGCTTTTACGTTGACATGGGAAATTTCAATAATGTTTTTGTACAACACATTATTtaagataaattttaatttatttgacaaGAATGTGGGCTTTTATTAGAAATTTACTTTTTGAGTGCACTTGTAAAAATATGCAAAAACGATGAAAGCTAGAAAGGATCGTTCATAAATTGTAAGACTTGAAAACTTTGCAAAAACAAGTGTGGCCaaatatttaacaattttttttaatatatataagatGAAAATATCAATGAGGAGAATCTTGTGTAAAATCAATTTGAGCCTGAGAACAATGGAAAATTATTGGAAAATGAAAGGATATCATCCGAAACAAATTGAGTTTAAGAGCATAGTGAAGGCCACAATCCACTTGTATACCCCATCAAGTTCCACATAGGCATACATGAATTGCCCTGTTTCACTAAGCAAGAAATCCAAAGCCACAAATAAACTACCTTGTATCAGACATATTACAGCATAAGTCTTGCCCTAAATGACCTTTTACTGGTCTAGCAAGTACCAGGAGCAGACTTGAGTGTACCCAAATTTGAAGATATGGTCAATACAAATGAAGCAAAAAAGTATCAGCAGTTCACAAATTTGATAGATAGCAATTTTCTCAAGTGAGTTCAGACATTTGACATACAGCAGGCATGCTATTCCATGCGCAAGAGCCAAGCCCCCATCCTTGATTTGATGTAGAAGCTCCAGTAGACATTTGCTCAAAATCACTGCTGAAATCATCACTGAGAAGGGGTGCTATGTTATCCAGCATAAAGTCTTGGTCCTCAACGTAACCTGAACCATCTTCAAGCCAATCAGAAGCAAGTAAAGCATCAGGGTGAGTAATATCCAATCGAGTAGTGGTTTCTTTCTCCCTTTCTGAACTCCGAGCTTGATCAACTGCTGTTAATTTTACATTGCTACCTACAGAACATTCTAACTTAAGTTTAAATCATTGTATTCCAAATGCAGATTATCAGTGTGCAGCTAAAATTTGAATCAGAGAATAGCAGGGGGGAAAACCAAATTGGAAAACAACATTATTTTCAGGAATGAGTAAACATGCAGCAACtagaggggaaaaaaaaaagatgtggTCTCTCACTAGGATTGTTTGATATGAGTCCATccttaaattattttacattgtTTGAAAAAGTCAAAGATAAACAACTctattttaaactatataaaaaaaagtaactctactttaaaataacaaatttgATTACGTGAAACAAAACTAGACAAGTACATTACAATGTTTTAGACATTGATCACAACTATCATTAACAATAAACTCGCATGTGAAAGATGCTTACCAGTTAAGGTCTCAGTAGCTGATGGTTCATCCATAGAACTTCCACAGGTACTTATAGGAGTGCACTCACCGAAAAGAGAAGTTGTGGTATGACCTAATGAGGAAAGGGTATCACCGTATTCTTCCCATTCTGTATTGCAAATATTCAAGGCAGAACTTTCAGCAAGTTCACCATGAGTAACAATAGATGAATTTGAACTCTTGTCAGATGAATGATTCTTTGTGCTGCTTAGAGTTTCAGATTCATGAAGTAAAGCATCCAATAGGCCACTATTATGCGGAGATGACTCAACTGTCCCTATAGGTGTAGACTGGTTCAAAGTGTCAATAATTTCAAGTAAACGTGGTGGGGATATCCCCCAGCTACCTAAATCATTTTCTGGATATTGGAATGAAGGGAGCTCCATCTTCACAAACCCATAGTTGGGCTTTGAAGCAGAGAAATTGCCATTTGCAAGGATATGGCTAACTTGATTGCCACCAAAGGACTCTGGGTTCTTGTTGGTGGGATCAAGATGAAATGGAAAAGACAACCCAAAGGATTGAGCAACTCTGTCACAAGAATTATGCTGAAACTGGTCAGACAGAGTGAATTCAGTTTTTCCACTGCCACTGTAACCAGGGATTAAGGTTGTTGATTCTCGAAGATGCTTTTGACAATGCACTGTCGGCGACATGAAGTTACTATATTGAGAAGAACTCAGACCTCTCATTAGCATGCTGCTTGCAGTAATCACAGGAAGTTCAGGGACATAAGATGAGATGCCATGGTTGGCCTTTAAACTGTCAAATATAACCTCAGGTATCTCATAACTGTTGGTTTGCAGGAGATCTTGATGATCTTTATCCCCAGAATAGATTCCACTAATGTTCAGGCTTAGTTGGCTCTCGTAGGATGCCTGCAAAGAGACTTCAGGAGGATACAGAGGTAAACCAGCCCGTTGGCGCCTCTTAATTCGAGTGTTCCAGTAATTCTTTATCTCATTGTCTGTACGACCAGGCAACTGATAAGaagtaaaagaaaacaaaatggAGGATGGTCACAGTAAAGCCATAAACAACTAGATAGAGAACTACAAAAATCTTCATTTGAAAGTATTGCAATAAATTTATGCATCAAACTGTAATATGTAATATTCTTTGCTAGTTTGCACACATGAAATTATGCTGAAACATAAAATGACCATTTACTAGACCGTAACTATCAAACAGAAGGAAACTACAAACTTACATGTGCAGCCATGCGTGCCCATTTGTTTCCCATCTTTGCATGGAGTTCAATGATTAGCTGTTCTTCTTCCTGAGTAAATGACCCCTTCTTCAAATTAGGCCTCAGGTGATTGGCCCACCGTAATCTACAGCTTTTGCCACACCGGAAAAGCCCTGAGTGCTTCTGAACAGCATTCCAATTCCCTTCACCATGCTTCTTCACATATTCTATCAAAATTTCATCTTCAGCAGATGTCCATGGCCCTTTCTTCAGCATAAGTCCATTTGCACTTCCACCACAGCTACCTTCCTCAGCCAACAGAGATTCAGTCTGATCCTTGGAGAGAACACCATCATCACTCTCATTTTTCGTGTGTCTCATCTCCTTCTAATTACACAGCCAATCTTACAGTTACAGCTCAGAACCATTCAATTAGCAGGATAAGAACCCGAAGCAAACTAATCAACACTCAAATAAATGAGCAGGCAATACTTTTTTATACTTGCACTCCACCTGCCACACattgattatatttttaaatacaatCTCTTTATTAAATATGGCATACCTTAAGTGGGGCCAACAACACTGCTTTACGCAATAACAAAATCAAAAGCAACCAAAGCAAACAAATTAAGCAACAAAAGGGAACAACGCCAACGTCAATAAGCAATGGAAGGGTAACACATAAACTCAAACTAGCAGTTAGACACTCATTTCAAGACTATGAAAGTGAATACACTCCTTGCACACAATTTAATTGGTTTACCAACTATCATTATATAAAAGGAAAGCTTGGGGTCCTTTGTAACAGTATATTGCATTAATTATTATACACAATGAATTGGTAAACTGAATTACGCAACTGTACATATTATGggatattataaaaaatcagaGGAAGTGCTATCAGGACTACCAAGGAcaacaatatattttttttaaagaagaaaCTTTAGCGCCAATTTAGCAAAATCTAGCAcgatagagagagagatgacAAAACACTAAgagacagaaaaataaaaataaagtaccaaaaaagagaaaaataaatctaCCAAAAGAATTAAGCACCTGAATCAGATCAAGATGCCAAAACCCAAAGCTGAATTCTGAGTTGCCAAAATTGGAGTCCTTGAAAAAGTTTAGATGCAGTTTCTGAATGAACTAAGAGATGAGGAAAGAGCGAAAAAAGAATACCTGCAAAACAACAAAACAAGGGAAAAATCCAAAATTCAATGCATTGATTGAcacccagaaaaaaaaaacaaaagcatACACTGTATCTTAATCGGAATCAgctcaaaattattaaaacgaCTTCCAGTAATTACAATACCAAACCCCTATTTTTCCAAGCTATTAAAAGAACAAAAACGAGTGAAGCAGCCTCACTAGAGCTCAATTCTAAAGAGTTCCATTCATAGATCCAAGTAACCATAAACCCTACCTCAATGAAACagccaaagaaaaggagaagcaAGGCTTGAAGAGAGAAACAGAGATCGTAACCGTAATTTGTGAAAATACAGGATAAGCTCTGAGCGTAGAACGAGAGATTTGAGAGATCAAAAAATTCAAGCTCACAGCTAAAAAGCCACAGACTgcaaaactaaattttaaaaaaaaattctaagaaGAGAAGTTAGAATggaaaataaagcaaataaaagaTCAAGTGATGCCTATGAATACcaggaaaaaaaagagagagagagagagagaattaagCTGATGGCAGAAGGAGAGAGGAATTAGGAgagaaaaaagaggaaaaagctCCCCTTTCTAAttaagtatattattattctcaATTATTCATCtttattaacttaaattaataTCTTCAACTCTCTTCCTTCCTCCCATTCCCATTTCTAGAAATAATACAAACCCTTTACTTGCTTTCTGCTGCGGAGAGAGAGATGACTTGACTTGATCAACCATTACTAACTTttccttctctctttctttagCTTTCCTTTCCCTTTCCGGTATCTGTATTAATTACTACCTCTGCCTAATTCCCGACCAAAATCAATGAAGCATCTCATCCGGAATTCAATATGTGTACGTATATATATAGCAGGAACAAGGATTGGTAAATTGGTGATGGAGCTGACGGCGGGGACCACTGTCTGAGAATTGCACATGTGAGGGGAGAGTAGTATACTTCATCATTGGGTTATTGGATGGTGGAAAACACGCGAGCCTCAATGAGAGTGGGGATTTGGCTCAGCCTAATTgaaatttttgctttgatttgcTTGTTTTGATCGTCATTGTCCAGCATCCTCGTCGCTACTTGCTATATTAGGAAGTACATATGGagaatgaatgatttgatggtGTGCGGTGCAACCTATCTTAATGTTTGTGCAACCGTTGAGGATGTGGATGGACAGGATCATGTGATAAAgtctaatttttttcttttgacaTCTTTACTTTCTTTATGAGAAAAATAATTGATATAGAATTATAAAGTTGCAAATTTGTCCATTTTTGTTAAGAAtgagaaaaacaaaataaacatgaaagaaattattttttactaagattaaaagtttaattatgaaaaatacacAAATGTTCTATCTTGTTCTTTTATAGattgttatattttttcttcaatttatttagatatttattatcaaataagaAACATTATTATTTATACATCAAGTTAactatttacttttttatttaaaaaatatattagtattccttttatctttaaaagtttttaactatttaatttatttcatgaaTTTCATAGATAAATAAAAACATGAATTGTATGTACTTCTGAATTTGGATGGTGAAAATATGGACCTTCTATATACAAAAATTGTATGTACttattgtatttaattttatgctCAAAGTGGCTGCCCATGGGTTAGGGGTAGTTTTAAAAAACTCAAATTTGgtttgtttaaaattttttgaattcgAATCGAATTTGAACTTTACTCATTTTAAATTCAAACCAAATATTaagaaattcaaatttaacTCGTTTAGCAAATGAGTTTAGACGAGTCGAACTTTTATCGAGTTTAGTTTCGAATTATTTAcgaataattcaatttatttacgtgtataatgagttttaatttaaaactaaaataattttagttaaataagtatatcttCAGAAACTTATAGAAAtaagtttttaaatcttaataatgcaaatatatataagtttaagagtgtaactaaactatataaagctgaattttagaaaatttagatttaTCTCGTGAAAGTATACACAGAGtttgaatttatttctcttataataataatttcagtTTACTTAAACTGTTAACAAGTCTATTCGCAAGTCTACTCATGAATTCAGAAACGAGCCGAACTCACGAGTAGAATAATATGGAGTTCAAGTTTAGCTCGTTTACCAAATGagtctaaaaattaagctcgaaCTTGACTCGTTTAAAAATCAATTCAAGTTCGATCGAATTTTTATCGAATCGAATCTCGAGTAGTTTACAAACGATTTGATTCATTTACATCTCTACTTGTGATGGTGTGagttcatgttttttttttatattaaagagtTACTTAGATGATGTTAAATGCGGTAATAGTTTAAGTTAATTTTCATCGGGCTGATCTACATTTGTAGTTGGGTAGCCGGAGATGATGAGATAATACATACACATTCAAGTTTCAAATTATTAAGTTTGCTTTCACACGCATTTTCTCGTTAACCAAACAGAGAGGTTTATTAGCTAAATGTGAAAGCAGACAATATATGACATGCACATATGGGCGCAGCTGTATATCAGATGTCATCCTTATCCAATCCAATATGCATGCCATGCAagagaataattaattattatgagAAAGTGAAATCATAAGGGAATG
Encoded proteins:
- the LOC110626618 gene encoding uncharacterized protein LOC110626618; this translates as MSSFSLKITGCSVLSLHRLGFNELPCKFISGVPRHFNLQKLENSSLHRSHARRICSVNGESNAYSSDPDISTSNLQGSREKTDDGQESVTSSEILKKLKRYGISGILSYGLLNTAYYLTTFLLVWFYVAPAPAKMGYFAAVERFLKVMAMVWAGSQVTKLVRAGGALALAPFVDRGLSWFTVKFKFESQGKAFMAIVGFCFGLAFILFLVVTLL
- the LOC110627060 gene encoding transcription factor MYB33 isoform X2, which translates into the protein MRHTKNESDDGVLSKDQTESLLAEEGSCGGSANGLMLKKGPWTSAEDEILIEYVKKHGEGNWNAVQKHSGLFRCGKSCRLRWANHLRPNLKKGSFTQEEEQLIIELHAKMGNKWARMAAHLPGRTDNEIKNYWNTRIKRRQRAGLPLYPPEVSLQASYESQLSLNISGIYSGDKDHQDLLQTNSYEIPEVIFDSLKANHGISSYVPELPVITASSMLMRGLSSSQYSNFMSPTVHCQKHLRESTTLIPGYSGSGKTEFTLSDQFQHNSCDRVAQSFGLSFPFHLDPTNKNPESFGGNQVSHILANGNFSASKPNYGFVKMELPSFQYPENDLGSWGISPPRLLEIIDTLNQSTPIGTVESSPHNSGLLDALLHESETLSSTKNHSSDKSSNSSIVTHGELAESSALNICNTEWEEYGDTLSSLGHTTTSLFGECTPISTCGSSMDEPSATETLTGSNVKLTAVDQARSSEREKETTTRLDITHPDALLASDWLEDGSGYVEDQDFMLDNIAPLLSDDFSSDFEQMSTGASTSNQGWGLGSCAWNSMPAVCQMSELT
- the LOC110627060 gene encoding transcription factor MYB33 isoform X1, with amino-acid sequence MRHTKNESDDGVLSKDQTESLLAEEGSCGGSANGLMLKKGPWTSAEDEILIEYVKKHGEGNWNAVQKHSGLFRCGKSCRLRWANHLRPNLKKGSFTQEEEQLIIELHAKMGNKWARMAAHLPGRTDNEIKNYWNTRIKRRQRAGLPLYPPEVSLQASYESQLSLNISGIYSGDKDHQDLLQTNSYEIPEVIFDSLKANHGISSYVPELPVITASSMLMRGLSSSQYSNFMSPTVHCQKHLRESTTLIPGYSGSGKTEFTLSDQFQHNSCDRVAQSFGLSFPFHLDPTNKNPESFGGNQVSHILANGNFSASKPNYGFVKMELPSFQYPENDLGSWGISPPRLLEIIDTLNQSTPIGTVESSPHNSGLLDALLHESETLSSTKNHSSDKSSNSSIVTHGELAESSALNICNTEWEEYGDTLSSLGHTTTSLFGECTPISTCGSSMDEPSATETLTECSVGSNVKLTAVDQARSSEREKETTTRLDITHPDALLASDWLEDGSGYVEDQDFMLDNIAPLLSDDFSSDFEQMSTGASTSNQGWGLGSCAWNSMPAVCQMSELT